The genomic DNA CGTTTGAGGGACATGAgaacgaattagtcagaaattaatattctgaggCACGTTGAATAGGTTCGCATGGCAACACGGTagtttcggattatttaagcgtttcgcgggaaaattaagtcattctacGTCGGTCAGTCTTAGGTTTgactactttcttttttttttctttttttatttagtgtaattttgtttacaactcTCTGTAAAATATCACTGCTTTCATTGAATATTCTGTGTGACTAGTAGTGTTACTAGGTTTATTTTAGTTACCCTTTCCTCAGGGTATAGTGCTgctgcattagatgaggaatacgtttctacatattttttggccacttctaaagagtggttttttagtggtttttcgtatctggcgtaGCACAGCCTATTTTTGTATAACCCTTCAGTTTCAGTGAATACTTGCAGTACATTGAAGATTGTAGTAGGATGTGTAGACTACAAGATTGGgtgactcatcctaaataaactttcacattgaatATCTCGCCTGAAAGTAGTCAGAATCTTAAATATTTGAGGAATGATTTTGATGAAGCATCTCAAAAAGAATCATTGCCAACTTTAGATCTCTGATGCTAGGACTATCCTTCCTATCATTCCACAGCTTGAGATTTTTCGTGTGCTCCGTGGCTTTAGGCCCTCCATGTGAAGGAACGCGAGATACCATTGATGGTTTTagttacaaacaaaatttctcaagaaaattgcTAGAAACCGTTACACAACTACCCAGAATAAATCACTGATGATTTCAGAACCCCTCCACGACAATTTAGAgctcaaaatatatttgagaGTCTGTCCAAGAGAGGACCGGGCAGGCGTGATACATACCATCTCACCGattgctttcaaactttcacagtttattAGGATCATTAAGTTATTCGAGAATCCTGAGTAGTTCGGGCTCCCAGTTAATTATCCCTGGGGTATTAGAGCCCCCACATCAAATCCCTGGGCTAAAAGGCTGAAATTagctcgaaaaatgcacttccTAAAAATATCTCTCACGCTAATAGAATGGCATggattttaatcttattttgtcCAATAGTTGTTTGAgccttaaaaaaatgaattcctAAAACTGGGGTAATTTGCTTTCGTTTTTGCTGATTTAGAACAGTTAACCATTAACCGGAAATattcaaaaagataaaaaagtagGGATTTTAAAATCTAAATATCTCTAACGGGCAAGATTGTGTATCGACAAACATATGATCATAGAAATTACCTATTATAACACTATGTTTGTAGGCAAAAAAATTTTGGGGCTCTATAAGAGATGCGTGATCACAGCCCTCTGAAGTACGTGACCGTTGACGTCAATTTATGCAAGTTTTGCCATAAACTTGATGTTTATTCAGTCAATTTCATGGTGGCATTTCACATTTTGTCTCCTCCGAGTACCTAGCGCTGCGCGATGCTTTGGACAAACGGTTTCATCAGCGTCGTCCTGATTGAATAATCCTCTGGCAAAAATAAGTTCCTTTTCTGACCGAACAGATGTCTGAGGCACCTTCAGCTGTCCCAGGTGAGATTTTACATCTTTCTCAcaggaaaacaaagtaaaaaattcatttccacCTGGATACCTCGCTGATACATCGCACTTTGCGTCGGAATATGATACAAACGAACATGACAATTGGAACATGATAATTAAGGTAATAGAACATACTCAAACGCTTTTAGAAATGCCCCTGTAGACCGTGCATGAAAACAAGGCTACTATATAAAACATCTTATAACTTCGTTTATTACAGGAAAATAGCACCAAAATAGAACCAAAGATTTAAGACCCTCGGGTAAATCTATGTTCTCGCTGATGTCTTAAACGCTCATTTAGTAACTGGGCGTCACATGATTAGTCACGTGACTAAATCAGCATGGAAGTGAGGCTGGGCtgttaaaaaatattcctttgaccTTCCTACGATGTCTAACATTTTTTGCTATTCTTCATAAACAGCATGGAAATTTATGTCAGCTCAAACTGGAAGTTTGGGTTAAAtctcatggttttcagggggaacggtgGGGAAATCCGTTGTTGCCTATAGAGTATAAAGGGCAGCCTGTAGATAATCGACTGCccattaactgccaatgagggaaGGGATAACTTTAAGGATATCAGAGAGCTTCTCGAGGGATCGGTTTAATTATCGTGACGCAAGGAAATATCTTTACAACCtcactttttcatgttttttattttatgaatcTAACTTTTGTGTAACCAAATTGTTCACATTAGCCAATTGGAGTAAAAATGTTTGATTGCCATGCAGCACccaggtaaaaaaaagttaatatctGTCCTTGACAGAGGTTCTCCATTCTCCTCAGCAAACATTCCATGGTCCTTCACTCtcacaatttaaatgtttgttcaGATTGTTGCATCCTACTCCAAAACATTGCCCAAGTTGGTTTTTGTTGTGTATGTGCTACTAACTTATGGATGCATGCACTTTTTACTGCTGAACATTAACACCCTCCCATTTAttttctgatttaatttttcagtcatCAAGTGCATTCTTGTTGCTAGTCCTGGCTTTGTCAAGGTTAGTTGTAGAGAAGCACAAACTGTGTAAGTCCTCAAAGAGGCAGTGAAAGAGGAAAGTGGTACATATGATCatgattttgctttttcctattatcataattttagctttttaaagtaAACTTATGATTAGATAAAGAATCTGACTCTGATAGCAACTGTCTAAGAGAGATTTACTTTGTTATAAAGGACTCTTATTACAGCTTTATTTCTGTCCTTTTTGCGTCTGTTTCTTGTGATTAATAAGATTTTCAGATGtagtttagtttagtttagtttaaaaaaataaaactttaagctaatattaaaaatgaaataatagcAGAATTGTAAATCCCTACAGTTCAGCATACGGTGTGTATGGAAAATTTTCCCATAACTTAAACCCTCAGCTCCTCTTCAAGCACAGAAAAATACATTGCAActcagaaagaagaaaaaggaaggagtATTTCTTCATCTTCTAACCTATAGTGAGAACTAAAGTAATTAAGATGTCCTCTTTTAATTCTTTacgtatattttttattattagtgtTGAGTAACCAATGTGGTGAAGTAGGTGTTTTAAATGATATTTGCAGGATCGGTTTTGTGATTATATGTTCCGACAAGCTGTAAAGAATGATTGGAAAGCAATCAtgataacaaatcaaaattcCTCTTGGtaagtttagatttaaaaatgttGTAGATTTGTTATAacttaattataatttaattaaacTTGGATAGTCTACAGGACGAAGGCACGGAAGGCCTTTCTTTAGGCAGGATCAGCCATTCTTTGCGATCTCACGTAACGCTCCCCCAGGTGTTGCATGACATTCAACAGAGCGGCTGTGAAGGGGACTCCAGGCGAACGATACGCGATAAAACTACTACAAAGAAGATTttaagggtgggggggggggagcatgGGGCTTATTAGTGGGGGGTGGGGGCTGATGAAACACTTGAAGTTCAAGACGGGGGGCATATTATTAGAGAGGGGGGTTCAATTCAATAGAAAGGGTGTCTTAGTATAGAGGGGGCTTAAGATAGAGGGCGGGGCTCACCAGAGCGTTTAcgactttttttccttttcaggctCACTCATCATCGGGTCACAAACATTCGCTCAAAGGTGAGGATATAAAGAACCTTCCACGGATCTCGAAATTGATTTAATGAAATCACATCCAATGAATTGCAGTCGAGAGGAAACGGCTTAACCCatgtgtttgttttgcatgatgTGCAGAAGTTCTGGCGGATCCTACTGTCACTGCAAGACTTGCAGACACCAAGGTAAGTCGAAATTGTTTTAGATTTATATCTTAAAAGGAAAAGTGTTCGTTGGTTGTTGTgataaattttggttttggtttaacgacACTCAATCCAAAAAGCATTCTAAATCACAGGTCTCGTCAACAGTTCCAGTGACGAGAAATGTCTCGACGTAGTCGGTTATCCtctgctgattttttttttctcattttactTGTAACAGGCATCAAGCGAAGTAAAAGCTTTGGATAATTTCTTCACAATGTTACAAACAGAACCCGACAGAGCTTATTATGGGTAGGTCTACTTGCTGTGACGTATCCTTCACTTTATTATGATGTTACTTTTTCAGTTCGGTATTATGCAGAAAGAGCAATATTCAATTGAGTGTCCAAAGCATGCGGTTTGCatttgtttgtcttgtttcgCTCCTCGTGATTGGTCcggaaaactcgcgccactcactcaaccaatcaaatttaagAGTAAAACCAATCGCGCTTgagtcacccgcgttttcccgcgcttgaagaCAGTTACATGTTTTGGCGCTAAATCTTTCCTTTGCTCAAGTTGGCCGCTgtgattattttagttttggtttCATGACACTCAAGGGAGGAGCGTTTATTGTTGCACATGAGACTCGTTGAACTTACATCAACATCTTCCAAGGAAGTGCTTCTGATGGAAAATCAAATTGTTGAATGGTTTTTATTattcaattaacaattggttcctacgtcagcgtgcgttcatcgagatataaagcacgcgggaagtttggagagcacgaaagatgcatAAGAGTTCTCTctaactctagcttcttgagtgctctccaaacttcccaagtgctccctatctcgatgaacgcacagctgacgtatgaaccaattgttttataacattttcaacccgatggaaaattttttctctcgagggatttgtttgctgacgtcacgATCTTGCataataggaatatgaagcacgctcacgcaatagaatttgagtagacaaatttactagctatgttataatgatATTTATTAACCCGTGGAGAATGTGGGAGACTTAATGTGAGAGACTTAGCCGCTTCATGCTACCCAAACTGTGGTAAGCATTGTCAATGTGGGCTACTTGGCTCGAGGGCTGACTTAACCGAAGGAAAATCGTTGTTTTGGTGAAATTGTTCAGATTTTCAACAGAGCAtctgtaatttcttttttaattagcGTTACACATGTGGAGAAGGCCAATGAAGCTTTGGCAATCGAAACGCTGCTTGTCACTGATGAACTTTTCAGCTCAGGAACGAATGATAACgatatcttttaaaattcagttcAGCTTATTTTCATCCTGAAAGAgcatgtttttcctttctgcttTGTAATTGAAAATCGACGGCGTATCTAAATGAAAACTCTAGAATTGATTCACATATTAACTACTctctcaaagtaaaaataatttattaactCAAAAAGTGGATAGTATTAGAAAATTGCACAAGGAATTGCTCAGAGTGTGGTGATTCTTTCAGCATGTTGTTAGGAAAAGAGGCAGTTTAAGCGCATCAGTTCTTTAAGCCCGCGATTCACACTCCATACGAAGTATCAACTCTCTGGCCCTTTGTCTTATGAATCTCAAAGTGCACAGACATACCAAATCAATAAATGGCAGAGTGTTGAttttggaaagagtttgataGGGTCTTTTTTTGCGGTTGCGATTCATACTGCTCAAATTGCGAAAGGTTTGGCAAAAACCTCAAATCAACAATGTTTATGGTGAACTATTACAACTGTactatttctctctcttttttttcctccaatgTCTTTTTAGGTCGACAGATTTGCCAACTCGTAAAAGATATGTCAAGCTTGTTGAAAGTGTTAAAGAAAATGGCGGCGAAGTCAGGTTTGTTACGAGCTTCTAGTTACTAACGCGCTGgaatgtttcaaagtttagtAGTAGGACTTGAAAGGGTTTAAATTTGCTTTCATTCAATGCAGGGTTTTTTCAAGTCTACATGTTTCTGGAGAACGTACGTATGCACTTTTTTTGTACGTTGTCGTAATTAACGAATAATATCTTTCAATATTCGACGATCGAGCTCAACATTTGCCACctttcattttctgtttactCACACGACCATTTCGGCACTGCTGGTACAAGCAGCAAGTAGAGTACTTGTCAGAGATGACACAACTCATGCAGAGCGGATTTAAGAATTTCTAATCGGGGGTCCAAAAATTACTTCTCAACTTACGCCTGCTAATTCCCCCCTTTCtcaacaccccccccccccccgttactaaagaaaacatcaGTTGAGTTGTAATATGCGATCCTGTCGTTGGGAGAGAATGTCGGTGTCAGACAAGTAATAAGAAAACCCCCACGGGTttgaatgggggggggggaatgggTAGGGGGTTCAAGACCTCCTCGCGCCTTCCCTCTAGTTCCGCCACTATTATGGCCTGGGTTCGATACTTCATAGGGAACATagattattttttcttcctttgcctCACGCTCGTGACGAAACGAATAACGCCTTTCATTAAATATAAGcttcttgtaatttttcatcATGATGTAAAATTTCCTACAactttatgtttcttatttacGTCTTGCAGAGCTTGGCCAGTTGTCCGGTGTTGCGGCAATCTTGCGCTTCCCCATGCCGGACATCGCTGATGATGAAGGCTCCGCTGATTCTGAGGAGGATTAGTGAACTATGTATATACATTTCTCAAAACTGGATTTAGAGCGCTTTTCCattgagtgtcgaaaaaccaaaaacttaGTTATCACGGCGACCtatatcacaaggagccaatgagaactcaaagctacctcaagcgcgggaaacgtCATTGACCAGAACGCGATTGGTTTTAgatttgtatctgattggctgagggAACTGCGTGAGTTGTGTAGACCAATCACGTTgcgaagtaaagaaaaccaatctCATCCTTGTTAACTTTCAACACATAATTGAAACTCGTTCTGAAACACCCAAATATTTAACAGGATATAGTTAACAATATAGTTATCCAAAACTCAGGGagacaatatttttaaaacgtgATCAAAGATTAGCAAATTCCCGTCTAAGTTAAACGAGCTTTTATCCCACCTGATCAACGTTTGTGATATCGTTACAAAAAGTTGTGGTCGTGCATCATGACAAAGTTCACTTCTAGTGTGGTGCATGATCACTTTTCTCTCGATGTAGTCCATACCGATGTAGATCGCCTCATCAACCTCATTCCCAGGTTTAGAGAGGATCATGAATCAAGGTTGATTGTGCATTGTGTAGTGGAAACATTATGATACTACATATTTATTAATGATAATGAGATTATTAATGGATGATAAAGAAGCCACAAAGATGGTTATTTCCCAGGCTGTGAGACAGTCTCTTGGGTAAACAGGTCATTCAACAGTagattttcaaaaacatttcaataaaaagaaaacttattgaAGCGAGGTTCGACCTTCCTCGAGAGCGATGTTTCAGACGACATAGAAACATCGAGCCCAGCAGATTTTggtatttgaattgaaaacattcattgaataaaaattgtttttaagcgtcaataaaacaacaaacacattgaaaaaaattggtttggTGCCTTTTGCCGAGAAATATCTCTTTAGCAattagttaaaattaaaaattaaaattaaatacatttatataGCGCTATCTTCCATTAATTGTCCATGGCGCTTTATAATACTTTAAAAaccgtaaaaattaaaatccttaGAATTAAATACACTATAACTACAAGTAAAAACTACAAATCAAATGCacgcttaaaaagataagtctTGAGATTAGCCTTAAAAACTGCCTCTGACGATGAAAGCCTGATCTGGAGTAGTAGTTTATTCCAAAGCCTTGGTGCCGCcacggaaaaaagttttccaacattgaaaatgttaaaaaattcgAAAAGAATTCAAACATTGATCAAGAAGAAATCACCTTTAGAGCACAGATACGCCCATACCAACCCTGCGTGCGTGCTCGTGAATAATGTTATGTGTAATGGCTCTCATTTACTCGTTGGCATACctgtttttatgaaaatattagaACATGCGACGTTACTTTCAATTCCCAAGAAGATCAAATCTCCATTTTTCCTTCATGTAGTCTGTGTGAGACTCGTTCAGTAGAAATGATCGCAAAATCAGACCGGCGCGAAAAGCGGCAGCCTAAAAGAG from Pocillopora verrucosa isolate sample1 chromosome 2, ASM3666991v2, whole genome shotgun sequence includes the following:
- the LOC136279049 gene encoding protein pelota homolog, with amino-acid sequence MFQQAVKNDWKAIIDNKSKFLLAHSSSGHKHSLKEVLADPTVTARLADTKASSEVKALDNFFTMLQTEPDRAYYGVTHVEKANEALAIETLLVTDELFRSTDLPTRKRYVKLVESVKENGGEVRVFSSLHVSGEQLGQLSGVAAILRFPMPDIADDEGSADSEED